The following are from one region of the Amycolatopsis sp. QT-25 genome:
- a CDS encoding helix-turn-helix domain-containing protein — protein sequence MLGNPYDPDCPTRALLDRIGDQWTVLIIGVLGDGPLRFTEIGKRVRGISQKVLTQTLRSLVRDGILTRTAYPEIPPHVEYELTALGRNLAEPLDMLDKWARVHMGEVLDARKTYDGQLTA from the coding sequence GTGCTCGGAAACCCGTACGATCCCGACTGCCCCACCCGCGCGCTGCTCGATCGCATCGGTGATCAGTGGACCGTGCTCATCATCGGCGTGCTCGGTGACGGCCCGCTCCGGTTCACCGAGATCGGCAAACGGGTGCGCGGCATTTCGCAGAAAGTCCTCACTCAGACGCTCCGCAGCCTCGTCCGCGACGGCATCCTGACGCGCACCGCGTACCCGGAGATCCCGCCGCACGTCGAGTACGAGCTGACCGCCCTCGGTCGCAACCTCGCCGAACCGCTCGACATGCTCGACAAATGGGCTCGCGTGCACATGGGTGAGGTCCTGGACGCCCGCAAGACCTACGACGGGCAGCTCACCGCTTGA
- a CDS encoding PH domain-containing protein, protein MNSVETDRGKVRLRPPRNVLDQRVVGWWRLQGTLFWATPVLVLVVLGLLVTPARFWLLTPAAVFAVVGLVWVMAMPLWWFKVHRWEVTETAVYARSGFFWQEWRVAPMSRIQTVDTLRGPLQQLFKLATVTVTTASARGAVKIRGLDHELAASLAEQLTETTQATPGDAT, encoded by the coding sequence GTGAACTCGGTGGAAACCGATCGAGGGAAGGTGCGGTTGAGGCCGCCGCGGAACGTGCTGGATCAGCGGGTCGTGGGCTGGTGGCGCCTGCAGGGAACGCTTTTCTGGGCAACCCCGGTGCTGGTGCTGGTGGTGCTCGGGCTGCTCGTCACGCCCGCGCGGTTCTGGCTGCTGACACCGGCGGCGGTGTTCGCGGTGGTGGGGCTGGTCTGGGTGATGGCGATGCCGCTGTGGTGGTTCAAGGTGCATCGCTGGGAGGTCACGGAGACGGCGGTGTACGCGCGCTCCGGGTTCTTCTGGCAGGAATGGCGCGTCGCGCCGATGTCGCGGATCCAGACCGTGGACACCCTGCGCGGTCCGCTGCAGCAACTGTTCAAGCTCGCCACCGTCACGGTCACCACGGCGTCGGCGCGGGGCGCGGTCAAGATCCGCGGGCTCGACCACGAACTGGCCGCGAGCCTGGCGGAGCAGCTCACCGAAACGACGCAGGCGACGCCGGGGGACGCGACATGA
- a CDS encoding TetR/AcrR family transcriptional regulator: protein MANSETDGEVPKQVDHVARRAEIAEALTRLTATRGLEGVSLRHVAAEAGMSMGLVQHYFKTKDEMLLFAVERRSQVYEARIKAQLAAGELPSTPKAVIRAIMTEILPLDERRRGDWLMGVAFFIRAISDPAFAAAFTDGVPQLFDLLALLIRQGQDAGDVDKSADPMHESAILWALADSQGTNIVMKHRTPDEALSTVDYYLDRLFGSAPAG from the coding sequence ATGGCAAACAGCGAAACGGATGGTGAAGTGCCGAAGCAGGTGGATCACGTCGCGCGGCGGGCGGAGATCGCCGAGGCGCTGACCCGGCTGACGGCCACCCGGGGCCTGGAGGGAGTCAGCCTCCGGCATGTCGCCGCCGAAGCGGGCATGTCGATGGGTTTGGTGCAGCACTACTTCAAGACCAAGGACGAGATGCTGCTGTTCGCCGTCGAACGCCGCTCCCAGGTGTACGAAGCGCGCATCAAAGCCCAGTTGGCGGCCGGAGAACTGCCGTCGACGCCCAAAGCCGTCATCCGCGCGATCATGACCGAGATCCTGCCGCTCGACGAGCGCAGGCGCGGCGACTGGCTGATGGGCGTCGCGTTCTTCATCCGCGCGATCTCGGACCCCGCCTTCGCGGCCGCGTTCACCGACGGTGTCCCTCAGTTGTTCGACCTGCTCGCCCTTTTGATCCGGCAGGGACAGGACGCGGGCGATGTCGACAAGTCCGCCGACCCGATGCACGAGTCCGCGATCCTCTGGGCACTCGCCGATTCACAGGGCACCAACATCGTGATGAAGCACCGCACCCCGGACGAGGCACTGTCTACTGTGGACTACTACCTCGATCGGCTGTTCGGCTCGGCCCCAGCCGGATGA